One Myxococcus guangdongensis DNA segment encodes these proteins:
- a CDS encoding PAS domain-containing sensor histidine kinase gives MGDNHDHLLNSSDGVITYSRSDRSGRDTEDQLRLLIASVSDYAILTLDVEGHIASWNLGAERIKGYRADEILGQHFSRFYPPEDIAWGKPAWELESAIRLGRFEDEGWRVRKDGTRFWANVVITALFDESGELRGFGKVTRDFTQRKHAEETRELERLREALRARDEFLSVASHELKTPLTPLQLKLTAMKRIAETHPQALLAEGRLSRELASASGQVRKLADLIDDLLDVSRINVGRLTVEPERMDLSALLRDIASRYGPQAHVAGCRLDVDAPEPIEGTWDRRRLEQAVTNLVTNAIKYGAGKPIHLSARVADTQAVIVVKDEGIGIAPTQQHRIFERFVRAVSERNYGGMGLGLFITHQIVEAHAGTIDVESELGRGSTFTLRIPREALLAKVGPTAKPTP, from the coding sequence TTGGGCGACAACCACGACCACCTTCTGAACTCGAGCGACGGGGTCATCACCTACTCACGGAGCGACCGCTCCGGGCGGGATACGGAGGACCAGCTCCGTCTGCTCATCGCGAGCGTGTCCGACTACGCCATCCTGACGCTGGATGTGGAGGGCCACATCGCGAGCTGGAACCTGGGCGCCGAGCGCATCAAGGGCTACCGGGCGGACGAGATCCTGGGGCAGCACTTCAGCCGCTTCTATCCTCCCGAGGACATCGCCTGGGGCAAGCCCGCCTGGGAGCTGGAGTCCGCCATCCGGCTGGGCCGCTTCGAGGACGAGGGCTGGCGCGTGCGCAAGGACGGCACCCGGTTCTGGGCCAACGTGGTCATCACCGCCCTGTTCGACGAGAGCGGGGAGCTGCGGGGCTTCGGCAAGGTGACGCGGGACTTCACCCAGCGCAAGCACGCCGAGGAGACGCGGGAGCTGGAGCGGCTGCGCGAGGCCCTGCGGGCGCGCGACGAGTTCCTCTCCGTGGCCTCGCATGAGTTGAAGACGCCGCTGACGCCGCTGCAGTTGAAGCTCACCGCCATGAAGCGCATCGCGGAGACCCACCCCCAGGCGCTCCTGGCGGAGGGGCGGCTGTCGCGGGAGCTGGCGTCGGCGAGCGGGCAGGTGCGCAAGCTGGCGGACCTCATCGATGACCTGCTGGACGTCTCGCGCATCAACGTGGGCCGGCTCACGGTGGAGCCCGAGCGCATGGACCTGTCCGCGCTCCTGCGGGACATCGCCAGTCGCTACGGGCCCCAGGCGCACGTCGCGGGCTGCCGCCTGGACGTGGACGCCCCCGAGCCCATCGAGGGGACGTGGGACCGGCGACGGCTGGAGCAGGCCGTGACGAACCTGGTCACCAACGCCATCAAGTACGGCGCGGGCAAGCCCATCCACCTGAGCGCGAGGGTGGCGGACACCCAGGCCGTCATCGTCGTGAAGGACGAGGGCATCGGCATCGCGCCCACCCAGCAGCACCGCATCTTCGAGCGCTTCGTGCGCGCGGTGTCCGAGCGCAACTACGGCGGCATGGGCCTGGGGCTCTTCATCACCCACCAGATCGTCGAGGCGCACGCGGGCACCATCGACGTGGAGAGCGAGCTGGGGCGCGGCTCCACCTTCACGCTGAGGATTCCGCGCGAGGCGCTGCTCGCCAAGGTGGGCCCCACCGCGAAGCCCACGCCCTGA
- a CDS encoding fimbria/pilus outer membrane usher protein, with the protein MSRSTSLGLGAALVLLWTGLARAAEPVVTPPIVVEMTLNGVPQGDVFPRLRDQDVLVPAATLEAAGVDLVRLGARVEVIDGQRYVSLAGLGPLASFQLDERTAKLQCELPATAFVTTRVDMGPTAPEGYTLTGSPSAFLNYAAHARNSGFTLYGETGASLGRALFTTQARWTPGGNPLWGLSQLTVDFPEVMLRAIAGEATGHGGVLGGGAVVAGVHVQRSFELNPYFVRNPVQDLAGDVSTPSVLEVYVNNRLVRRAELPPGPYRLENFTVPRGEGVARYVVRDAFGRTREVSSSYSLGAQLLAPGVADYQLSLGVERRSLATRSFDYGRPLLLGHFRMGATRWLTPGVRLELSPDLLSTGAAQWLQLPKGELELSEALSISERRRGLAAGLAYSLQGRWAGGQLFTRVQSPDYANASLVAGRTPPLEAGGSVFVALGSRVSFGGQAVAMRWKSGEWTTRLGASTSAQLLTRAMLSFSASRNQELQGPSSLEGMVHLTAVLDPRTTVNVGHTQGRRRGATALDISRGIPLEGGLGFQAQAQLGSQDMALARVDYDTQVGRVSGNAEWHGGALVGGAEVSGAVVALGGGLHVTRAVDQGYALVRVKGASGIGVRLNNHFIGRTNADGELVVTRLQAYGVNRLSLVHEDLPLDLYVTATEKLVAPWRKGGALLDFEVDSVRAYRGKLVLEKRPDAFALVQGTLQVEVDGQRWESGIGWHGEFELVGIPPGRHEAHVNYPGGRCAAVLEIPSLPGPVIDLGSVGCADEAKQ; encoded by the coding sequence ATGAGCCGTTCCACATCGTTGGGGCTCGGGGCGGCGCTGGTCCTGTTGTGGACGGGACTGGCGCGCGCGGCCGAGCCCGTCGTCACCCCCCCCATCGTCGTCGAGATGACGCTCAACGGCGTCCCCCAGGGGGACGTGTTCCCGCGCCTGCGGGACCAGGACGTGCTCGTGCCGGCCGCCACGTTGGAGGCGGCGGGCGTCGACCTGGTCCGGTTGGGCGCGCGGGTGGAGGTCATCGACGGCCAGCGCTATGTGTCGCTCGCGGGCCTGGGCCCCCTGGCGAGCTTCCAGTTGGATGAGCGCACCGCGAAGCTGCAGTGCGAGCTGCCCGCGACGGCCTTCGTCACCACGCGGGTGGACATGGGGCCCACGGCCCCCGAGGGCTACACGCTCACGGGGAGCCCGAGCGCGTTCCTCAACTACGCGGCCCATGCGCGCAACTCCGGCTTCACGCTGTACGGCGAGACGGGGGCCTCGCTGGGGCGGGCCTTGTTCACCACCCAGGCCCGGTGGACCCCCGGCGGCAATCCCTTGTGGGGCTTGAGCCAGCTCACGGTGGACTTCCCCGAGGTCATGCTGCGCGCCATCGCCGGGGAGGCCACCGGCCATGGCGGCGTGCTGGGAGGGGGCGCGGTGGTGGCGGGCGTGCACGTGCAGCGCTCGTTCGAGCTCAACCCCTACTTCGTGCGCAACCCGGTGCAGGACCTGGCCGGGGATGTCAGCACGCCCTCCGTCCTGGAGGTCTACGTCAACAACCGCCTGGTGCGCCGCGCCGAGCTGCCACCGGGCCCCTACCGGCTGGAGAACTTCACCGTGCCCCGGGGAGAAGGCGTCGCGCGCTACGTGGTGCGGGACGCGTTCGGGCGCACGCGCGAGGTGAGCTCGTCGTATTCGCTGGGCGCGCAGCTGCTCGCGCCGGGCGTGGCCGACTACCAGCTGTCGCTCGGCGTGGAGCGCAGGTCGCTGGCCACGCGCTCGTTCGACTACGGCCGTCCCCTGCTGCTCGGCCACTTCCGGATGGGCGCCACGCGGTGGCTGACGCCGGGCGTGCGCCTGGAGCTGTCCCCGGACCTGCTCAGCACGGGCGCCGCGCAGTGGCTGCAGCTGCCCAAGGGCGAGCTCGAGCTGTCGGAGGCGCTGAGCATCAGCGAGCGCCGCAGGGGGCTCGCGGCGGGCCTGGCCTACTCGCTCCAGGGGCGGTGGGCGGGCGGCCAGCTCTTCACCCGGGTGCAGAGCCCGGACTACGCCAACGCGAGCCTGGTGGCGGGCAGGACGCCGCCGCTGGAGGCCGGCGGTTCGGTCTTCGTCGCGCTGGGCAGCCGCGTCAGCTTCGGCGGACAGGCGGTGGCCATGCGCTGGAAGTCCGGCGAGTGGACCACGCGGCTGGGCGCGTCCACGTCCGCGCAGCTGCTGACCCGCGCCATGCTGTCCTTCTCCGCCAGCCGCAACCAGGAGCTCCAGGGGCCCTCGTCGCTGGAGGGCATGGTGCACCTGACCGCCGTGCTCGACCCCCGGACGACGGTGAACGTGGGGCACACCCAGGGCCGCCGCCGCGGCGCCACCGCGCTGGACATCAGCCGGGGGATTCCGCTCGAGGGCGGCCTGGGCTTCCAGGCCCAGGCCCAGCTGGGGAGCCAGGACATGGCGCTGGCGCGCGTGGACTACGACACCCAGGTGGGCCGCGTGTCCGGGAACGCGGAGTGGCACGGCGGGGCGCTGGTGGGCGGGGCCGAGGTCTCCGGGGCCGTGGTGGCCCTGGGCGGGGGCCTGCACGTCACGCGCGCGGTGGACCAGGGCTATGCGCTGGTGCGCGTGAAGGGCGCGTCGGGGATTGGGGTCCGCCTGAACAACCACTTCATCGGGCGCACGAACGCGGACGGCGAGCTGGTGGTGACGCGGCTGCAGGCCTACGGCGTGAACCGGCTGTCGCTCGTGCACGAGGACCTCCCCCTGGACCTGTACGTCACCGCCACGGAGAAGCTGGTGGCGCCCTGGCGCAAGGGCGGGGCGCTGCTCGACTTCGAGGTGGACTCCGTGCGCGCCTATCGCGGCAAGCTGGTGCTCGAGAAGCGGCCCGACGCGTTCGCGCTCGTCCAGGGCACGCTCCAGGTGGAGGTGGACGGACAGCGTTGGGAATCGGGCATCGGCTGGCATGGGGAGTTCGAACTGGTGGGGATTCCACCCGGCCGACATGAAGCGCACGTCAACTACCCCGGCGGACGATGCGCCGCGGTCCTGGAGATCCCATCCCTCCCCGGTCCGGTCATCGACCTGGGGTCCGTGGGGTGCGCAGATGAGGCGAAGCAATGA
- a CDS encoding BlaI/MecI/CopY family transcriptional regulator, whose protein sequence is MTTEAIPTEVELAILGVLWKRGPCTVRDVHEALGREDGKSAGYTTTLKQLQVMAAKGLVSRDERSRSHVYAASLGEARTKRQLVKDLLERVFGGSSGALAVQALSLKPASKEELEDLRQLLGEGKGSKR, encoded by the coding sequence ATGACGACGGAAGCGATTCCCACGGAAGTGGAGCTCGCCATCCTGGGCGTGCTCTGGAAGCGCGGTCCGTGCACCGTGCGGGACGTGCACGAGGCCCTGGGGCGGGAGGACGGCAAGAGCGCCGGTTACACCACCACGCTCAAGCAGCTGCAGGTGATGGCGGCCAAGGGGCTGGTGAGCCGTGACGAGCGCTCGCGCAGCCACGTGTACGCGGCGAGCCTCGGTGAGGCGCGCACCAAGCGCCAGCTGGTGAAGGACCTGCTGGAGCGTGTCTTCGGGGGCTCCTCGGGCGCGCTCGCGGTGCAGGCGCTGTCGCTCAAGCCCGCGTCGAAGGAAGAGCTCGAGGACCTGCGCCAGCTGCTGGGCGAGGGCAAGGGGAGCAAGCGATGA
- a CDS encoding Csu type fimbrial protein — MRRSNEVTQSCALLLAGACILGATQSQALCQVRGVVNLNFGNYNPVSAAPLETTGSVVYRCMAHSTPITIELGAGRSNTPAARQMQGPATNTLAYNLFVDPTRLNIWGDGSAGTYRLGPFLPLLGLDVAIPIYGRIPAQQSASQGAYSDTLVVTLNL, encoded by the coding sequence ATGAGGCGAAGCAATGAAGTGACGCAGAGCTGCGCGCTCCTGCTCGCGGGGGCGTGCATCCTCGGGGCGACGCAGAGCCAGGCGCTCTGCCAGGTGCGAGGCGTGGTGAACCTGAACTTCGGCAACTACAACCCGGTCTCCGCCGCGCCGCTCGAGACGACGGGGAGCGTGGTCTACCGGTGCATGGCCCACTCCACGCCCATCACCATCGAGCTGGGCGCGGGCCGCTCGAACACCCCCGCCGCGAGGCAGATGCAGGGGCCGGCGACGAACACGCTCGCCTACAACCTCTTCGTGGACCCGACCCGGCTGAACATCTGGGGCGACGGGAGCGCGGGGACCTACCGCCTGGGCCCCTTCCTCCCCCTGCTCGGGCTGGACGTGGCCATCCCCATCTACGGCCGCATCCCCGCGCAGCAGAGCGCCTCCCAGGGCGCGTACTCCGACACGCTCGTGGTGACGCTGAACCTCTGA
- a CDS encoding M56 family metallopeptidase, producing the protein MSPTWLMEGARALTVWLAQGVWQASLVALVAAAALWRLRERSARARYAVGCLALAALVLAPVVSRVRSSPGAARQEAASRADALSPSGSEASRPEAPPASARVFVPQEVASGDVRAQWPLVLGGLWLLGACVGLARLLVGGWRTSRRLVRPATPVSSALSQTVSDVSERLGLWRPVRTLESPLAPSPLVLGVVRPVLVLPQGVEARLSPAQLESVLAHELAHVRRHDTAVNFLQCLVETLFFFHPAARWLSAQVRLEREHCCDDVAVGFCGNVRLYSGALLGLEELRQSGPALALGAGSHPLAARVRRLLGRTPVESPRGRGWARRVGSALGVLAVSCGAWAWEAPASAPRDGKGMLAAGTCSRPVYPKDFTAIATHVNADRTLRHRLFVSRCGRIRLEDATGASVYTLLFDVGTGESAMLDARERTYETHWGETELGLPLHLPGGCSSRGAGCERQAEETVMGRRAQRWHRVHSAHDTVTRWMDLELDYPIREVSELFGTLTLSDIRLVEHGATLFTLPSDYRAATAP; encoded by the coding sequence ATGAGCCCGACCTGGCTGATGGAGGGTGCCCGGGCGCTCACGGTGTGGCTGGCCCAGGGCGTGTGGCAGGCGAGCCTCGTCGCGCTGGTCGCGGCGGCGGCGCTGTGGCGCTTGCGCGAGCGCTCGGCGCGGGCCCGGTACGCGGTGGGATGTCTGGCGTTGGCGGCCCTGGTGCTCGCGCCGGTGGTCTCGCGGGTGCGGTCGTCTCCGGGGGCCGCGCGGCAAGAGGCGGCTTCGCGCGCCGACGCCCTGTCACCGTCCGGGTCCGAGGCGTCACGGCCGGAGGCGCCGCCCGCGAGTGCGCGCGTCTTCGTTCCCCAGGAAGTGGCGTCCGGTGACGTCCGGGCACAGTGGCCCCTCGTGCTCGGCGGGCTCTGGCTGTTGGGCGCGTGCGTGGGGCTGGCGCGGCTGCTCGTGGGGGGGTGGCGCACGTCGCGGCGACTGGTGCGGCCGGCGACGCCCGTGTCCTCGGCGCTGAGCCAGACGGTGTCGGACGTCTCGGAGCGCCTGGGACTGTGGCGTCCGGTGCGCACGCTCGAGTCCCCGCTCGCGCCGTCTCCGTTGGTGCTGGGCGTGGTGCGCCCGGTGCTGGTGTTGCCCCAAGGCGTGGAGGCGCGCCTGTCGCCCGCGCAGCTCGAGTCGGTGCTGGCGCACGAGCTGGCCCACGTGCGTCGCCACGACACCGCCGTCAACTTCCTGCAGTGCCTGGTGGAGACGCTGTTCTTCTTCCATCCGGCGGCGCGGTGGTTGTCCGCGCAGGTGCGGCTGGAGCGTGAGCACTGCTGTGACGACGTGGCGGTGGGCTTCTGCGGCAACGTGCGGCTGTACTCGGGCGCGCTGCTGGGGCTCGAGGAGCTGCGGCAGTCGGGGCCGGCGCTGGCGCTCGGCGCGGGCAGCCATCCGCTCGCGGCGCGGGTGCGGCGACTGCTGGGGCGCACGCCCGTGGAGTCACCTCGGGGGAGGGGATGGGCCCGGCGCGTGGGCAGCGCCCTGGGGGTCCTGGCCGTCTCCTGCGGTGCCTGGGCGTGGGAGGCACCGGCGAGCGCGCCCCGTGACGGCAAGGGCATGCTCGCGGCGGGGACGTGCTCGCGCCCCGTGTATCCGAAGGACTTCACCGCCATCGCCACCCACGTGAATGCGGACCGCACGCTGCGCCACCGGCTGTTCGTCTCGCGCTGCGGTCGCATCCGGCTGGAGGACGCCACGGGCGCGTCCGTGTACACGCTCCTCTTCGACGTCGGCACGGGTGAGAGCGCGATGCTCGATGCCCGCGAGCGCACCTACGAGACGCACTGGGGCGAGACGGAGCTGGGGCTCCCGCTGCACCTGCCCGGGGGCTGCTCGTCGCGGGGGGCGGGCTGTGAGCGCCAGGCGGAGGAGACGGTGATGGGGCGCCGCGCCCAGCGCTGGCACCGCGTGCACTCCGCCCATGACACCGTCACGCGGTGGATGGACCTGGAGCTGGACTATCCCATCCGCGAGGTGTCCGAGCTGTTCGGCACCCTGACGCTCTCCGACATCCGGCTGGTGGAGCACGGCGCCACGCTCTTCACCCTCCCGAGCGACTACCGGGCGGCGACGGCGCCGTAG
- a CDS encoding fibronectin type III domain-containing protein, with translation MARNAMVVVARPEWVPGGSPWWSTFKVTLLNLSDEAVVNPSIGFRVAPDQVVHNNYGLLWQRHGDTLMGTLVAERQTIAPRATQEFRLSVRTEGAHKGPLPSCFTVDGQPADPPRDVEPPSSPRRVRALLVGSRLLTLGWDASTDNVAVAGYQVTYSSMDREEARTLTCARPCITLTGLTPRTEYLVSVAAYDLSDNLSKLTPPVMVRTAAPLPDAGDWDVPRAPFLDLASASRPVVAELARACGLDGVMLGGLGVRAGGARKLAWGGHLRLVDAVDGRSHEAEASVSDYGKEDLAAFRHSGGRVVLSFGGAGLMPLEVEETDVARVVATYAAILRNYEVRHLDFAFDSAFLHDDAGLERHVAAMSQLRLVCPSLKLSYSLPADGAPGALAGFNDAGVRLLQRLSSAGIEPSLVNGLLLELGPTAPVDTFECCVQALHGMHAHLSAAFPRWDSDQVWRRLGASPLFGAHPNGRDFTLEHQRRLVALAQKLRLGCLSGRAGLRDTGLSFSRCIATYLPGASTTQALMS, from the coding sequence ATGGCCAGAAACGCGATGGTGGTGGTGGCGCGCCCGGAGTGGGTTCCCGGCGGCAGTCCCTGGTGGTCGACCTTCAAGGTGACGTTGCTCAACCTGTCGGACGAGGCGGTGGTCAACCCCTCCATCGGCTTCCGGGTGGCGCCCGACCAGGTGGTCCACAACAACTACGGCCTCTTGTGGCAGCGCCACGGTGACACGCTGATGGGCACGCTGGTGGCCGAGCGCCAGACGATTGCCCCACGCGCGACCCAGGAGTTCCGCCTGTCCGTCCGGACGGAGGGCGCGCACAAGGGGCCGCTGCCCTCCTGCTTCACAGTGGACGGCCAGCCCGCGGACCCGCCGCGGGATGTGGAGCCGCCCTCGTCTCCCCGGCGCGTGCGCGCCCTGCTCGTGGGCTCGCGGCTGCTCACGCTGGGGTGGGATGCGTCCACCGACAACGTGGCCGTCGCGGGCTACCAGGTGACGTACTCGAGCATGGACCGCGAAGAGGCGCGGACGCTCACCTGCGCGCGGCCCTGCATCACCCTCACCGGCCTGACGCCTCGCACCGAGTACCTGGTGTCGGTGGCGGCGTATGACTTGTCCGACAACCTGTCGAAGCTCACGCCCCCGGTGATGGTGCGCACGGCGGCGCCCTTGCCGGACGCGGGGGACTGGGACGTGCCCCGGGCGCCGTTCCTGGACCTCGCGTCCGCGTCCCGGCCCGTCGTGGCGGAGCTTGCGCGGGCGTGCGGGCTGGATGGCGTCATGCTCGGCGGTCTGGGCGTGCGGGCCGGCGGCGCGCGGAAGCTGGCGTGGGGCGGACACCTCCGGCTGGTGGACGCGGTGGATGGGCGCTCGCACGAGGCGGAGGCCTCGGTCTCCGACTACGGCAAGGAGGACCTGGCGGCGTTCCGACACAGCGGGGGCAGGGTGGTGCTGTCCTTCGGCGGCGCCGGGCTCATGCCGCTCGAGGTGGAGGAGACGGACGTGGCCCGCGTCGTCGCCACCTACGCGGCCATCCTCCGCAACTACGAGGTCCGCCACCTCGACTTCGCCTTCGACAGCGCGTTCCTCCATGACGACGCGGGCCTGGAGCGCCACGTCGCGGCCATGTCCCAGCTGCGCCTGGTGTGCCCGTCGCTGAAGCTGTCGTACTCGCTGCCGGCGGATGGCGCGCCGGGGGCGCTCGCGGGCTTCAACGACGCGGGAGTGCGCCTGCTGCAGCGGCTGTCCTCCGCGGGAATCGAGCCGTCGCTCGTCAACGGCCTCCTGCTGGAGCTCGGACCGACGGCGCCCGTGGACACCTTCGAGTGCTGTGTCCAGGCGCTCCACGGCATGCACGCGCACCTGTCCGCCGCCTTCCCGCGCTGGGACTCGGACCAGGTCTGGCGACGGCTGGGCGCGAGCCCCCTGTTCGGCGCACACCCCAACGGCCGCGACTTCACCCTGGAGCATCAGCGCAGGCTGGTGGCGCTCGCCCAGAAGCTGCGCCTGGGGTGTCTCTCCGGCCGCGCGGGCCTCCGGGACACGGGCCTGTCCTTCTCGCGGTGCATCGCCACCTACCTGCCCGGCGCGTCCACGACACAGGCGCTCATGTCGTAA
- a CDS encoding isovaleryl-CoA dehydrogenase, which produces MSSSAPLAPTFATHEVTNQAPPLVYDAWKTDVPLREAIHREGGGWAEADIAKYGPLVGGELMQQGFLANENKPRFKPFDRYGNRLDEVEFHPAYHRIMEAAITHGIPNFAWRHEKTPGAHVARMALSYLHNQADQGTSCPLTMTYACVPTFRHHAGLAQKWLPLVTAASYDSRFIPSEKKTGVTIGMGMTEKQGGSDVRSNTTRAHRLGEKGPGNPYSLVGHKFFFSAPMSDAFFVLAQAEGGLSCFLLPRFTPEGERNAIRVQRLKDKLGDWSNASSEVEFQGAVAWMVGEEGRGVATILEMVALTRQDCMIGSSSLMRQALVQAIHHTRHRKAFGRRLIDQPLMLNVLADLALESEAHTVLTARVARAVDSGPRDEREAAFARMATAVGKYWVCKRAPVFVNEAQECLGGAGYVEESNLPRLYRQAPLNSIWEGSGNIQCLDVLRAATREPASREALFQELMTAQGGHPAFDAELARISKNFADTATLEGRSRFVVERLALALQASLLLRAGNSQVADTFCETRLGGAHGACFGTLPAHAPLKALVERAFGEDASA; this is translated from the coding sequence ATGAGTTCTTCCGCCCCCCTCGCGCCCACCTTCGCCACCCATGAAGTCACCAACCAGGCGCCGCCCCTGGTGTACGACGCCTGGAAGACCGACGTGCCCCTGCGCGAGGCCATCCACCGCGAGGGTGGCGGCTGGGCGGAGGCGGACATCGCGAAGTACGGCCCGCTGGTGGGCGGCGAGCTGATGCAGCAGGGCTTCCTCGCCAACGAGAACAAGCCCAGGTTCAAGCCCTTCGACCGCTACGGCAACCGGCTGGACGAGGTGGAGTTCCATCCCGCCTACCACCGCATCATGGAAGCGGCCATCACCCACGGCATCCCCAACTTCGCCTGGCGTCACGAGAAGACGCCCGGGGCGCACGTGGCGCGCATGGCGCTGTCCTATCTGCACAACCAGGCGGACCAGGGCACCAGCTGTCCGTTGACGATGACGTACGCGTGCGTGCCCACCTTCCGCCACCACGCGGGGCTGGCCCAGAAGTGGCTGCCGCTCGTCACCGCGGCGTCGTACGACTCGCGCTTCATCCCCTCGGAGAAGAAGACGGGCGTCACCATCGGCATGGGCATGACGGAGAAGCAGGGCGGCTCCGACGTGCGCAGCAACACCACGCGCGCCCACCGGCTGGGGGAGAAGGGGCCCGGCAATCCGTACTCGCTGGTGGGGCACAAGTTCTTCTTCTCCGCGCCCATGAGCGACGCCTTCTTCGTGCTCGCCCAGGCCGAGGGCGGCCTGTCGTGCTTCCTCTTGCCGCGCTTCACGCCCGAAGGGGAGCGCAACGCCATCCGCGTCCAGCGGCTCAAGGACAAGCTGGGCGACTGGAGCAACGCCAGCTCGGAGGTGGAGTTCCAGGGCGCGGTGGCCTGGATGGTGGGCGAGGAGGGCCGCGGCGTGGCGACCATCCTGGAGATGGTGGCCCTCACCCGGCAGGACTGCATGATTGGCTCCAGCAGCCTGATGCGACAGGCGCTGGTGCAGGCCATCCACCACACGCGCCACCGCAAGGCGTTCGGCCGCAGGCTCATCGACCAGCCGCTGATGCTCAACGTGCTGGCGGACCTGGCGCTGGAGTCGGAGGCGCACACCGTGCTGACCGCGCGCGTGGCCCGGGCCGTGGACTCAGGGCCCCGCGACGAGCGCGAGGCGGCGTTCGCCCGCATGGCGACGGCCGTGGGCAAGTACTGGGTGTGCAAGCGCGCGCCCGTCTTCGTCAACGAGGCGCAGGAGTGCCTGGGCGGCGCCGGCTACGTCGAGGAGTCCAACCTGCCCCGGCTCTACCGTCAGGCGCCGCTCAACTCCATCTGGGAGGGCAGCGGCAACATCCAGTGCCTGGACGTGCTGCGCGCGGCCACCCGGGAGCCCGCCAGCCGCGAGGCCCTGTTCCAGGAGCTGATGACGGCGCAGGGAGGCCACCCGGCGTTCGACGCGGAGCTGGCCCGCATCTCCAAGAACTTCGCGGACACGGCCACGCTGGAGGGGCGCTCGCGCTTCGTCGTCGAGCGGCTGGCCCTGGCGCTCCAGGCCTCGCTGCTGCTGCGCGCCGGCAACAGCCAGGTCGCCGACACGTTCTGCGAGACGCGGCTGGGTGGCGCGCACGGCGCCTGCTTCGGGACGCTGCCCGCCCACGCGCCCCTCAAGGCCCTGGTCGAGCGCGCCTTCGGCGAGGACGCCTCGGCCTGA